One stretch of Mus pahari chromosome 15, PAHARI_EIJ_v1.1, whole genome shotgun sequence DNA includes these proteins:
- the Hrh4 gene encoding histamine H4 receptor, with protein MLESNSTGSLPPAAQVPLAFLMSLLAFAIMVGNAVVVLAFVVDRNLRHRSNYFFLNLAISDFLVGMISIPLYIPHALFNWNFGSGICMFWLITDYLLCTASVYNIVLISYDRYQSVSNAVSYRTQHVGIVKTVAQMVAVWILAFLANGPMILASDSWKNSTNTKDCEPGFVTEWYILAITTLLEFLLPVISVAYFNVQIYWSLWKRRGLNRCPSHAGFFTTASSASGHPHRAGFSCRTSKPGSTESAASLHSESPRRKGSVLMSLRTHMSSSITAFKVGSFLRSESAARHQREHVELLRGRKLARSLAILLSAFAICWAPYCLFTIVLSTYHRTERPKSVWYSIAFWLQWFNSFVNPFLYPLCHRRFQKAFWRILSVTKQPVPSQNQSVSS; from the exons ATGTTGGAGTCTAACAGTACTGGCAGCTTGCCACCAGCTGCTCAAGTGCCCTTGGCATTTTTAATGTCCCTATTAGCCTTTGCTATAATGGTAGGCAATGCTGTGGTCGTTTTAGCCTTTGTGGTGGACAGAAACCTTAGACATcgaagtaattatttttttcttaatttggcTATTTCTGACTTCCTCGTGG GTATGATCTCCATTCCTCTGTACATCCCTCACGCGTTGTTTAACTGGAATTTTGGAAGTGGAATCTGTATGTTTTGGCTCATTACTGACTATCTTTTGTGCACCGCATCTGTCTACAATATTGTCCTCATTAGCTACGATCGATACCAGTCAGTTTCAAATGCT GTGTCTTACAGGACCCAACACGTTGGCATCGTGAAGACCGTTGCTCAGATGGTGGCAGTTTGGATCCTGGCTTTCTTGGCAAACGGCCCGATGATTCTGGCTTCTGATTCTTGGAAGAACAGCACGAACACAAAGGACTGTGAGCCTGGCTTTGTGACCGAGTGGTACATCCTCGCCATTACAACGCTCTTGGAATTCCTGCTCCCTGTCATCTCCGTGGCTTATTTCAATGTACAGATTTACTGGAGCCTGTGGAAGCGTAGGGGTCTCAATAGGTGCCCCAGCCACGCTGGATTCTTCACTACCGCTTCCAGTGCCTCTGGACACCCACACAGAGCTGGGTTTTCTTGCAGGACAAGTAAGCCTGGATCAACGGAATCAGCTGCATCCCTTCATTCAGAAAGTCCTCGAAGAAAGGGCAGCGTCCTGATGTCCTTAAGGACGCACATGAGCAGCAGTATCACTGCCTTCAAAGTCGGCTCCTTCTTGCGATCGGAAAGTGCGGCGCGTCACCAGAGGGAGCAcgtggagcttctcagaggcaGGAAGCTAGCCAGGTCACTTGCTATCCTTCTGAGTGCTTTTGCCATTTGCTGGGCTCCGTACTGTCTGTTCACAATTGTCCTTTCAACTTACCACAGAACGGAGCGTCCCAAATCGGTTTGGTACAGCATTGCCTTTTGGCTGCAGTGGTTCAACTCGTTTGTTAATCCCTTTCTGTACCCTTTGTGTCACAGACGTTTCCAGAAGGCTTTCTGGAGGATACTTAGTGTGACAAAGCAACCAGTACCGTCACAGAACCAGTCAGTATCTTCTTGA